Sequence from the Qipengyuania gaetbuli genome:
TCGCCGTCGGCCTCGCCATAGGCGCCATGACGCGACGCGGGCGCGCACTGGGCCGCCGCGGCGGCTCACTGGCAGCCTACGCTGCCGAAGCCGCGATCGCCTATGGCCTCTCGATGATGGAAGGCGCCGGCGACAAGTTCGAGGACTATTCCGACGCGGCAGGCACTCAGGCCCGCCGGTTGAAGCGCGACGCCGGCTACCGCCTCGACAGCATCGGCGATGCCATCGCATCGGGCAGCCGCAAGGCAAGCCGTAAGTCCTCGCGCACCGTGCGCGACCTGAAGGCGCGCATCGCTCGCTAACTCATACGTAATAGCTAGGCTTTAGAGCGGCGCGACGGGTTTGCCTGTCGCGCCGGTTTCGCTATGGGCAGGGCAAATCTCCTCCCCAATTCGGAAAAAGAACGAACCATGGAAGAAAAAGAGAGCAAGCAGACGCTCTATCTGGTGATGGGCGGCCGCGTGACCGACCCGCGCAGCATGACCTTTGCCGACCCCGAAAGCATCCACGTCGCCGGCGTCTATTCCAGTTATGACGATGCTGAAAACGCATGGCGCGGCAACGCCCAGCGCACGGTCGACGATGCGGAAATGAAATACGTCATCGTCCACCTGCACAAGCTGCTCGATCCCGAAGCCTGACAACGGCCTTGGCCTACTCCATCCGCCCTTACCAGGACTCTGATGCCGAGGGGCTGGCGGACGTATGCCGGGCGGCAATCCGCGGGATCGGACCGGAAGCCTATTCCAACGACCAGGTAGAAGCGT
This genomic interval carries:
- a CDS encoding DUF4170 domain-containing protein, which translates into the protein MEEKESKQTLYLVMGGRVTDPRSMTFADPESIHVAGVYSSYDDAENAWRGNAQRTVDDAEMKYVIVHLHKLLDPEA